Proteins from a genomic interval of uncultured Methanocorpusculum sp.:
- a CDS encoding patatin-like phospholipase family protein, with amino-acid sequence MSKSGLIVEGGGMKCAYSAGILDRFLDDEITFDECIGVLAGSGNLASYLANQRERNLHFYTIYQNHPEYLGMKNYLKHGSYFNLQYIYGTITNSTGIDPVDYQALTANPAEYYLTATNAKTGEAE; translated from the coding sequence ATGAGTAAAAGCGGGCTGATCGTCGAAGGAGGGGGGATGAAGTGTGCATACAGTGCAGGCATCCTCGACCGGTTTTTGGATGACGAAATTACTTTTGACGAATGCATAGGTGTGTTGGCCGGATCCGGCAATCTTGCATCCTATCTCGCAAATCAGCGGGAGAGAAACCTGCATTTCTATACAATATACCAGAATCATCCAGAGTATCTTGGAATGAAGAACTATCTGAAACACGGTTCGTACTTCAATCTACAGTACATTTACGGAACGATCACGAACTCGACTGGTATCGATCCGGTGGATTACCAGGCACTGACGGCAAATCCCGCTGAATATTATCTGACGGCGACCAACGCAAAAACCGGAGAAGCCGAATAG
- a CDS encoding MFS transporter yields MMILMGGAAVAPALPEISSAFPEASEAIIALIISLPSLAIACTGFIIGAVVDRLGRIPVLAISLVIFTLAGISGFFLTTLPAILVGRFILGIGIAGIISATTSLITDYYNGPCRVRVLGYQAAAMGVGVLILDTSGGLLAGISWRMSFLIYGLGLFILIGTLITMKEPVKKQVEIIRDAPKTKVPVASIALIYLTLFMGMVFFFLMPTKFPYLVSEISGDSVILSGILLGVMGCFSALIGVFYWRIAGKVHRVMTLALSFILLGLGYCLFGISVSLETLIIAVMIVGIGNGLLMPTILGWLGLITPPPVMGKVMGGYGMSLNLGQFLCSFAAVPILLVAASYGHMFLIFGLISMCIGVVYVVGYLHVRRNPVAA; encoded by the coding sequence ATGATGATATTAATGGGGGGAGCTGCTGTGGCTCCGGCTTTGCCGGAAATTAGTAGTGCCTTTCCCGAGGCCTCCGAGGCAATAATAGCCCTTATTATTTCCCTCCCCTCTCTTGCGATCGCCTGTACCGGATTTATTATCGGCGCAGTTGTCGACAGACTGGGCAGGATCCCCGTGCTTGCAATATCACTTGTCATATTCACGTTAGCCGGAATTTCCGGTTTCTTCCTGACGACGCTTCCGGCGATTCTTGTCGGGAGGTTCATCTTAGGTATTGGTATCGCCGGCATCATCAGTGCAACGACATCCCTGATCACGGATTATTACAATGGGCCCTGCCGTGTCCGTGTTCTCGGATATCAGGCGGCTGCTATGGGAGTCGGCGTCCTGATTCTGGATACAAGCGGGGGACTGCTTGCCGGTATTTCGTGGAGAATGTCATTTCTTATCTACGGACTCGGGCTTTTCATTCTGATCGGTACGCTGATCACCATGAAGGAACCGGTCAAAAAACAGGTGGAGATTATCCGCGATGCGCCGAAAACCAAAGTGCCGGTCGCCTCAATCGCTCTGATCTATTTAACACTCTTTATGGGGATGGTATTCTTCTTCCTGATGCCGACGAAGTTTCCCTACCTCGTCTCTGAGATCTCCGGCGATTCTGTAATTCTTTCCGGCATTCTGCTTGGAGTAATGGGTTGTTTCTCAGCTCTCATAGGCGTCTTCTACTGGAGGATCGCCGGAAAAGTTCACCGGGTGATGACGCTTGCGCTCTCCTTTATCCTGCTGGGCCTTGGTTACTGCCTGTTTGGGATCTCCGTCTCGCTTGAGACGCTTATCATCGCGGTGATGATTGTCGGTATAGGAAACGGTCTGTTGATGCCGACGATCCTTGGCTGGCTCGGCCTTATCACGCCGCCGCCAGTCATGGGAAAAGTGATGGGAGGATACGGAATGTCTCTCAACCTTGGTCAGTTCCTCTGCTCCTTTGCCGCCGTCCCGATTCTTCTTGTGGCGGCAAGTTATGGACACATGTTCCTGATCTTTGGTCTCATTTCGATGTGTATAGGGGTTGTGTACGTTGTCGGATATCTGCACGTCAGACGCAACCCTGTGGCGGCCTGA
- a CDS encoding carbohydrate-binding domain-containing protein: protein MDSSEKRTTVATFVLLALGIGFTCSIMFAPGVLGFTETTSVSDDGLTIDVTYTDRDLDPSYDETSATILYLADGASTVQGSGASVYNDVITITDEGTYVVSGSLSDGQIVIYAGESDKVQLVLDGVTISCSDNPAIYVAQADKVFITLAEGSVNTLEDGSEYISTIDAKEAKATIYSRSDLTLNGQGTLIVTGNYLHAIASQGDLVITGGTYVLTAVGDGLHGKESVKIYDGTITITAGDEGIQSDQTDDEEKGFVSIDGGSITITSTGDGIEAVTVLRVAGGEIDITTGEGSGTVISGNSGFTGSVPDMTTMPVSSDINMTSDLNMTRPSFDGNMTANMGGGQGFAPDSGTTTTTDDGVSAKGLKANELVLISGGTITLDCEDDGIHSNGDITISGGTFSIASGDDGMHADDDLVIDAGSITVTQSYEGLEGSNITINGGQIDITSTDDGMNAGGGADSSGFMMMGGGGFDTDTFTSTVTGSSDLPTLTINGGVISVFSTSGDGVDSNGDITINGGTLFVEANNNGNSAIDAGTESGGTCVVNGGTVLAVGSLSMAEGFASSSGQPSLMYNFDTSAASGTTISLTDASGNVLLTYTPSISFNSVIISMPDMAIGSTYTLAIGSIVESITLNETAGSYGTTSYGMMGGGGFSRW from the coding sequence ATGGATTCATCTGAAAAGCGAACCACCGTCGCTACGTTCGTTCTTCTGGCACTCGGCATTGGATTTACCTGTTCAATCATGTTTGCTCCAGGTGTTCTTGGCTTTACAGAAACGACCAGTGTCTCCGATGACGGTCTCACCATCGACGTTACGTACACGGACCGGGATCTCGATCCCTCCTATGATGAAACGTCAGCGACGATTCTCTATCTTGCCGACGGGGCGAGCACTGTTCAAGGATCCGGGGCCTCCGTCTATAATGATGTGATAACCATCACCGATGAAGGCACATACGTTGTAAGTGGCAGTCTTTCGGACGGCCAGATCGTGATATATGCCGGCGAGAGTGACAAGGTTCAGCTCGTTCTTGACGGCGTTACAATCTCCTGTTCGGATAATCCGGCGATTTACGTGGCACAGGCCGACAAAGTTTTCATCACTCTGGCAGAAGGCAGTGTAAATACTCTTGAAGACGGCAGTGAATATATCTCGACGATCGACGCCAAGGAAGCCAAAGCTACGATCTATTCGCGAAGCGATCTCACGCTCAATGGTCAGGGAACACTTATCGTGACTGGTAATTATCTCCATGCGATCGCTTCCCAGGGGGATCTTGTGATCACCGGCGGCACCTATGTATTGACCGCAGTAGGCGACGGTCTCCACGGAAAGGAGTCAGTGAAGATTTATGACGGGACTATAACCATTACTGCCGGCGATGAGGGTATCCAGTCTGACCAGACGGATGATGAAGAAAAGGGATTCGTCTCGATCGATGGAGGCAGTATCACGATCACCTCAACGGGTGACGGTATCGAAGCCGTAACCGTTCTCCGTGTCGCCGGAGGGGAGATCGATATCACAACGGGCGAAGGAAGCGGGACAGTAATTTCTGGAAATTCCGGATTTACGGGCAGTGTTCCTGATATGACCACGATGCCTGTTTCGTCGGACATCAATATGACGAGCGATCTGAATATGACCCGCCCGAGCTTCGACGGAAATATGACTGCCAATATGGGCGGCGGTCAGGGTTTCGCCCCGGATAGCGGGACAACTACGACCACTGACGACGGCGTGAGTGCAAAAGGTCTGAAGGCCAATGAGCTGGTTCTCATCTCCGGCGGTACGATCACCCTCGACTGCGAAGATGATGGTATCCACTCGAACGGCGATATCACGATATCGGGCGGCACATTCTCCATCGCTTCGGGTGATGACGGCATGCATGCCGATGATGATCTCGTAATAGATGCTGGATCCATCACCGTCACCCAAAGTTACGAAGGTCTGGAAGGATCCAACATTACCATCAACGGAGGGCAGATCGACATAACCTCGACCGATGACGGTATGAATGCCGGCGGCGGGGCAGATTCGAGCGGATTCATGATGATGGGTGGCGGCGGATTTGATACCGACACCTTCACTTCAACCGTTACGGGAAGCAGTGATCTGCCGACCCTTACGATCAACGGCGGAGTAATTTCCGTGTTCTCGACCTCAGGTGACGGCGTTGATTCCAACGGTGATATCACGATCAACGGAGGCACACTCTTTGTCGAGGCAAACAATAACGGAAACAGCGCAATCGATGCCGGCACGGAATCGGGAGGAACATGCGTCGTAAACGGCGGAACGGTATTGGCAGTTGGAAGTTTATCCATGGCGGAAGGATTCGCTTCTTCATCAGGACAGCCTTCCCTCATGTATAACTTCGATACAAGTGCCGCGTCCGGAACCACGATTTCCCTTACCGACGCATCAGGGAACGTCCTTCTCACCTATACGCCGTCGATCTCGTTCAATTCCGTGATCATCAGTATGCCAGATATGGCGATCGGTTCGACCTATACGCTTGCGATCGGCTCAATCGTCGAATCTATCACGCTGAACGAGACTGCCGGATCGTACGGTACGACCTCATATGGTATGATGGGCGGTGGCGGGTTTTCCCGCTGGTAA
- a CDS encoding DUF1848 domain-containing protein gives MILNTGSRTDIPAFFSEWFYNRIREGYVLVRNPYYPHKVTKYLLDPRIVDCINFCTKNPLPMLSRIHELDEFGQFWYVTITPYGKEIEPYVPSVDQVIESFQQLSRIVGLHRIGWRYDPIFLTETYSLEYHIASFEKMAAKLAGYTDVCVISFLDRYEKTRRNFPAGKEVEQTDRLALGKAFSEIGREHRIKIKSCAEGSDLAPFGVDCSGCLTWEVIERAVGQKLRHDSGSTSTRSSCSCLLNGDIGAYNTCGHGCVYCYANYDSETVRHNRSLHDPSSPFLIGTRRDSDVVTNACQIRLREGQKSLF, from the coding sequence ATGATCCTCAATACCGGAAGCAGGACAGACATCCCTGCATTCTTCAGCGAATGGTTCTACAATCGTATCAGAGAAGGGTATGTTCTTGTTCGAAACCCGTATTATCCTCATAAGGTCACCAAGTATCTGCTCGATCCAAGGATTGTCGACTGTATCAACTTCTGTACCAAAAATCCTCTCCCAATGCTTTCCCGGATCCACGAACTGGACGAATTCGGTCAGTTCTGGTATGTCACCATAACCCCGTACGGAAAAGAGATCGAACCTTACGTTCCTTCGGTCGACCAGGTGATCGAATCATTTCAGCAACTCTCCCGAATCGTAGGATTACATCGCATCGGCTGGCGGTATGATCCGATTTTTTTGACGGAGACGTATTCCCTCGAATATCATATCGCTTCGTTTGAAAAAATGGCAGCGAAACTTGCCGGATACACCGACGTCTGCGTGATCAGTTTTCTCGACCGCTATGAAAAAACCAGACGAAACTTCCCTGCCGGAAAAGAAGTGGAACAAACTGACCGCCTCGCTCTTGGAAAAGCCTTTAGCGAAATTGGCCGCGAGCACAGGATAAAAATCAAATCATGCGCCGAAGGCTCTGATCTGGCACCCTTTGGGGTCGATTGCTCCGGGTGTCTTACCTGGGAGGTCATCGAACGTGCGGTCGGGCAAAAACTTCGTCATGATTCCGGCAGCACCTCGACACGCAGTTCCTGCTCATGCCTGCTGAACGGTGATATCGGCGCCTACAATACCTGCGGGCACGGGTGTGTCTACTGTTATGCGAATTATGATTCAGAAACCGTCCGGCATAACAGATCGCTCCATGATCCTTCATCACCTTTTTTGATTGGAACAAGGAGAGACAGCGATGTCGTGACGAATGCCTGTCAGATCCGGTTACGCGAAGGGCAGAAATCTCTCTTCTGA
- a CDS encoding DUF2812 domain-containing protein yields MKHSVWRWISDYEKEEKWLNEMAAKGMSLYSFFFGKYTFEETEPGKYIYRIELLENLPKSPESVAYLRFLEDTGVVCVSSIFRWVYLRKEVASGPFELYTDIDSEIKRLSTMKNLWFTFVWLEFIIAAANLAMVIYSWVVLRQIQWLNLGCVVLLVGLGLLLLYFGLKPARKIKSLKREQLICE; encoded by the coding sequence ATGAAGCATTCAGTGTGGAGATGGATCTCCGATTATGAAAAAGAGGAGAAGTGGCTCAACGAGATGGCGGCAAAAGGCATGTCCTTGTACAGTTTCTTCTTTGGGAAGTACACCTTTGAAGAGACCGAGCCTGGAAAGTACATCTATAGAATCGAACTTCTGGAAAATCTTCCGAAGTCGCCGGAAAGCGTAGCCTATCTCAGATTCCTGGAAGATACGGGTGTTGTCTGCGTTTCTTCCATATTCAGATGGGTTTACTTACGAAAAGAGGTGGCGAGCGGTCCGTTCGAACTCTACACCGACATCGATTCCGAGATCAAGCGTCTTTCAACCATGAAAAATCTCTGGTTTACTTTTGTCTGGCTCGAGTTCATTATTGCCGCGGCAAACCTGGCTATGGTCATCTATTCATGGGTCGTTCTGCGTCAGATACAGTGGCTGAATCTTGGATGTGTGGTTCTGCTTGTTGGACTGGGTCTTCTCCTGCTGTATTTTGGGTTAAAACCAGCACGCAAGATCAAATCGCTCAAGCGCGAACAGTTGATCTGCGAGTGA
- a CDS encoding helix-turn-helix transcriptional regulator codes for MTLTLEKSPLTEAAYYILLSLYEPMHGYGIMQNVKVLSGDRVNLGPGTLYGAINTLLEKGWIVSAGESDSRKKEYQITESGKKAVKYEILRLEELLANGKKITGVQK; via the coding sequence ATGACACTTACCTTGGAAAAATCTCCCCTCACCGAAGCAGCATACTACATCCTGCTTTCTCTCTACGAACCGATGCACGGTTACGGGATCATGCAGAATGTGAAGGTACTCAGCGGTGATCGGGTCAATCTTGGTCCCGGCACATTGTACGGAGCGATCAATACGCTGCTTGAAAAAGGGTGGATCGTCTCCGCCGGCGAATCGGATTCGAGAAAAAAAGAGTATCAGATAACCGAATCCGGAAAAAAAGCAGTGAAATATGAAATACTGAGACTCGAAGAACTTCTTGCAAACGGCAAAAAAATTACCGGAGTACAAAAATGA
- a CDS encoding patatin family protein encodes MKKDDFRAIMASCAIPVVCKPIELNGKLYFDGGVSDSIPVQKALDDGCDKLVVILENPRSFHRQPQKYKPFYHMILRNYPEIVKKIDRRHLEYHKVIAFVKKLEEEGRAFVFAPSHKGNVKTTTKDSEDIHEQYDLGIADYNARRGELKEFLRE; translated from the coding sequence ATGAAGAAGGATGATTTCCGGGCCATCATGGCGAGTTGTGCCATCCCGGTGGTGTGCAAACCGATCGAACTGAACGGCAAATTGTATTTTGACGGCGGAGTTTCCGATTCGATTCCGGTGCAGAAGGCACTTGACGACGGATGCGATAAACTCGTGGTGATTCTGGAAAATCCGCGAAGTTTCCACCGCCAGCCTCAGAAATATAAGCCGTTCTATCATATGATTTTACGAAACTATCCGGAGATCGTCAAAAAAATCGACAGACGGCATCTCGAGTATCACAAGGTGATAGCATTCGTCAAAAAACTGGAGGAAGAAGGGCGTGCATTCGTTTTTGCTCCGTCGCATAAGGGAAATGTGAAAACAACGACCAAAGATTCGGAGGATATACATGAGCAGTATGATCTCGGCATCGCCGATTACAATGCCAGACGCGGGGAATTGAAGGAATTTCTCAGGGAATAA
- a CDS encoding phosphoribosylformylglycinamidine synthase: MVYRIFVEKKPALANEARSLQNELQSLLGIKELTSVRILNRYDVENIDKPLFEYAKSTVFSEPQLDITYDELETARGEIIFAVEYLPGQFDQRADSAAQCIQLISQGERPLVNTARVYILKGKLSKEQLLAIKKYVINPVESREASLEKPATLSVSYHIPTTVETLTGFTRLDDDGLTNLIRELGLAMDLDDIGFSQQYFIQENRDPTITEIRMIDTYWSDHCRHTTFLTTIDKVTTESPLLQKAFDEYLAVRKAVGRDKPVNLMDIATIAVRYLKQAGKLDKLDESPEINACTVKITVNVDGQDEDWLLLFKNETHNHPTEIEPFGGAATCLGGAIRDPLSGRAYVYSAMRLTGAGDPLPPVSETLVGKLPQRKIVSTAAAGYSSYGNQIGLATGIVDELYHPGYVAKRMEVGAVIGAVPKENVRREVPADGDVVILLGGRTGRDGCGGAAGSSKSHTVASLTSCGAEVQKGNAPEERKIQRLFRNKEASRLIKRCNDFGAGGVSVAIGELAEGLEIDLNAVPKKYEGLDGTELAISESQERMAVVVDKTDAETFRSLAHAENLEATVVAKVTENPRLIMNWNGKKIVDISRAFLDTNGTEKHIEIELAEPKPFAKEIGDGFAENYEKLAGDLNSCSRKGLSERFDSTVGAGTVLMPFGGKYQLTPIQAMVNKISVEKSDTDDCSLMAWGFNPMISEKSPYHGAYLAVVESVSKLIATGAEFSDVYLSFQEYFEKPGMDPKRWGKPMSALLGAFAAQMGLGVGAIGGKDSMSGSFERLDVPPTLISFAVTTEKIRNIVTNEFKSPGHKVVLLKAESNENGLPKEESLTANYHLVTQLMREGKVLSCYTPSLGGIAEAVLKMAFGNMIGFVYDSSTDPKDIFGYNYGAFVLELADDSEIGVPLGMTTSDAFIRYAGVKLPLETLLNTYEAKLESVYPCNIPQGSGRIKKIKCETRSVLKPRERTAHPRVLIPVFPGTNCEYESAKAVAKSGAIPEILVINNQTAKDTAESVDRAADAISRSQAIFIPGGFSGGDEPDGSGKFITAFFRNAKIKDAVHDLLKNRDGLILGICNGFQALIKLGLVPYGEIVDVDADSPTLTFNTIGRHQSKIVRVRVSSVKSPWFSKVNPGDVFAVPISHGEGRFLANDDVIRTLIENGQVATQYVDLTNHPTSDIRYNPNDSMMAIEGITSPDGRVLGKMGHSERIGSGLYKNYDDVFDMKLFESLVEYFRP, encoded by the coding sequence ATGGTTTACAGGATATTTGTTGAGAAAAAACCCGCACTGGCAAACGAAGCACGCTCACTCCAGAATGAACTGCAGAGTCTGCTCGGCATCAAGGAGCTGACATCGGTCAGAATACTCAACCGGTATGATGTCGAAAATATAGATAAACCGCTGTTCGAGTACGCAAAGTCGACGGTCTTCTCCGAGCCCCAGCTAGATATAACATACGACGAGCTGGAGACGGCCAGGGGCGAGATCATATTTGCCGTCGAGTATCTGCCGGGTCAGTTCGACCAGAGAGCAGACAGCGCCGCCCAGTGCATCCAGCTGATTTCCCAAGGGGAACGACCGCTCGTAAACACCGCCAGAGTGTATATTCTCAAAGGAAAACTCTCCAAGGAACAACTGCTTGCGATCAAAAAATATGTGATCAACCCGGTCGAGAGCAGAGAAGCATCGCTTGAAAAACCGGCGACCCTTTCCGTATCCTACCATATCCCGACTACCGTCGAAACCCTTACCGGATTCACCAGACTGGATGATGACGGTCTGACCAACCTTATCCGTGAACTTGGTCTCGCGATGGATCTTGACGACATCGGATTCAGCCAGCAGTATTTCATTCAGGAAAACCGGGACCCGACGATCACCGAGATCCGGATGATCGACACCTACTGGTCGGATCACTGCCGCCACACGACGTTTTTAACGACGATCGACAAGGTAACAACCGAAAGCCCTCTTCTGCAGAAAGCATTCGACGAGTATCTCGCGGTCAGAAAAGCCGTCGGCAGGGACAAGCCGGTCAATCTGATGGATATCGCGACAATCGCCGTACGATATTTGAAACAGGCGGGAAAACTCGACAAGCTGGATGAGTCTCCCGAGATCAATGCATGCACTGTGAAAATCACGGTGAACGTGGACGGACAGGACGAAGACTGGCTTCTGCTGTTCAAAAACGAGACCCACAATCATCCGACCGAGATCGAACCATTCGGCGGAGCGGCGACCTGTCTTGGAGGGGCGATCCGTGATCCCCTTTCGGGCCGGGCCTATGTGTATTCGGCGATGCGGCTGACGGGTGCCGGAGATCCGCTGCCTCCCGTGAGCGAGACCCTGGTTGGAAAACTTCCGCAGCGAAAGATCGTCTCGACGGCGGCGGCCGGCTACAGTTCCTACGGAAACCAAATCGGGCTTGCGACCGGAATCGTCGATGAACTGTATCATCCGGGCTACGTGGCAAAACGGATGGAGGTCGGCGCCGTTATCGGGGCGGTCCCAAAGGAGAATGTCCGGCGCGAGGTTCCGGCAGACGGGGATGTCGTGATCCTTTTAGGCGGACGGACCGGCAGAGACGGATGCGGCGGGGCTGCCGGATCCTCGAAATCCCACACGGTGGCTTCACTTACAAGCTGCGGAGCGGAAGTCCAGAAGGGAAATGCTCCGGAGGAACGAAAGATCCAGCGGCTGTTTAGAAACAAGGAAGCCTCACGCCTTATCAAACGCTGCAATGATTTCGGGGCAGGCGGGGTCTCGGTGGCGATTGGCGAACTTGCCGAGGGGCTGGAGATCGATTTGAACGCGGTTCCGAAAAAGTATGAAGGCCTTGACGGAACCGAACTCGCGATCAGCGAATCGCAGGAGAGAATGGCGGTCGTCGTGGACAAAACCGATGCGGAAACGTTCCGCTCTCTTGCTCACGCGGAAAATCTCGAGGCGACAGTCGTTGCCAAAGTGACGGAAAATCCGCGTCTGATCATGAACTGGAACGGGAAAAAGATCGTCGATATCTCCCGTGCATTTCTGGATACGAACGGCACGGAAAAACACATCGAGATCGAACTCGCCGAGCCGAAACCGTTTGCAAAAGAAATCGGCGACGGATTTGCCGAGAATTACGAAAAGCTTGCCGGCGACTTAAACAGCTGTTCGAGAAAGGGACTTTCCGAGCGGTTCGACTCGACGGTCGGCGCCGGAACGGTTCTTATGCCGTTTGGCGGCAAATATCAGCTGACCCCGATCCAGGCGATGGTGAACAAGATCTCGGTGGAGAAAAGCGATACCGACGACTGCTCGCTGATGGCATGGGGATTCAACCCGATGATCTCGGAAAAGAGTCCGTATCACGGGGCATATCTCGCAGTCGTTGAAAGCGTCTCGAAGCTGATCGCGACCGGAGCTGAGTTTTCGGACGTGTATCTTTCGTTCCAGGAGTACTTTGAGAAGCCGGGCATGGATCCGAAACGCTGGGGCAAACCGATGAGCGCTCTCCTTGGGGCATTCGCCGCCCAGATGGGTCTTGGGGTCGGAGCGATCGGCGGAAAAGATTCTATGAGCGGTTCCTTCGAGAGACTTGATGTCCCGCCGACACTGATTTCGTTTGCCGTAACAACGGAGAAGATCAGAAACATCGTCACGAACGAGTTCAAGAGTCCGGGCCACAAGGTCGTTCTGCTGAAGGCTGAGTCTAATGAAAACGGTCTTCCAAAGGAGGAGTCGCTGACCGCAAATTATCATCTGGTAACTCAGCTGATGAGAGAAGGAAAAGTTCTCTCATGCTATACTCCTTCCCTTGGGGGCATCGCCGAGGCCGTGTTAAAAATGGCATTCGGGAACATGATCGGATTTGTGTACGACAGCAGCACCGATCCAAAAGACATCTTCGGATACAACTACGGAGCGTTTGTTCTCGAACTCGCCGATGACTCCGAGATCGGAGTCCCCTTAGGCATGACGACGTCGGACGCGTTCATCAGGTATGCCGGCGTAAAACTTCCGCTGGAAACGCTGCTGAACACATACGAAGCAAAACTGGAGTCGGTCTATCCGTGCAATATTCCGCAGGGGTCCGGCAGGATCAAAAAAATCAAGTGCGAGACACGCAGTGTCTTAAAACCGCGTGAACGAACAGCCCATCCGCGTGTCCTGATTCCGGTTTTCCCGGGAACGAACTGCGAGTACGAAAGCGCAAAGGCCGTCGCAAAATCAGGCGCGATTCCTGAAATCCTCGTAATCAACAATCAGACGGCAAAGGATACGGCCGAGTCGGTCGACAGGGCGGCGGACGCGATCTCAAGGTCCCAGGCGATCTTCATTCCGGGCGGTTTTTCCGGCGGGGACGAACCCGACGGATCTGGCAAATTCATCACGGCATTCTTCAGAAATGCAAAGATCAAAGACGCCGTCCATGATCTGTTAAAGAACCGAGACGGGCTGATCCTTGGAATCTGCAACGGGTTCCAGGCCCTGATCAAGCTGGGACTTGTTCCCTACGGAGAGATCGTCGACGTCGATGCGGATTCGCCGACCCTGACGTTCAATACGATCGGCAGACACCAGTCGAAGATCGTCCGGGTCCGGGTCTCGTCCGTAAAATCCCCCTGGTTCTCCAAGGTGAATCCGGGAGATGTCTTCGCCGTACCAATTTCGCATGGAGAGGGAAGATTCCTCGCAAACGACGATGTCATCCGGACCCTGATCGAAAACGGCCAGGTGGCAACCCAGTATGTCGATCTGACCAACCATCCGACCTCGGATATCCGCTATAATCCGAATGATTCGATGATGGCGATCGAAGGGATAACCTCGCCCGACGGCCGTGTGCTTGGCAAAATGGGACACTCGGAACGTATCGGCAGCGGACTCTACAAAAACTATGACGACGTGTTCGATATGAAACTCTTCGAGTCGTTGGTCGAATACTTCAGACCATAA
- a CDS encoding GNAT family N-acetyltransferase translates to MMIETNRLILRHIVESDAEDIFAYSRGPNTGLHAGWKPHENLEETRQIMQAIFLGQEGVFGIVLKETNVMIGSIGLIADPLRENDSVRMLGYALGEEFWGKGFMTEAAKAVVAFGFGTMHLDLISATCYPFNTQSRRVLEKLGFRYEGTLAQAEKRYDGQILDKDCFSLSKEAYFENTC, encoded by the coding sequence ATGATGATCGAAACAAACAGACTGATCCTTCGGCATATCGTTGAGTCCGATGCTGAGGATATTTTTGCCTATTCACGGGGACCAAACACGGGCCTGCATGCCGGGTGGAAACCCCACGAAAATCTGGAAGAAACAAGGCAGATCATGCAGGCGATCTTTCTTGGGCAGGAGGGTGTCTTCGGCATTGTCCTCAAAGAAACCAACGTTATGATCGGCAGCATCGGTCTGATAGCGGATCCTTTGCGCGAGAACGATTCGGTCAGGATGCTCGGATATGCCCTCGGCGAAGAGTTCTGGGGAAAAGGATTCATGACCGAAGCGGCAAAGGCCGTTGTCGCTTTCGGATTCGGGACGATGCATCTCGACCTCATTTCGGCTACGTGCTATCCGTTCAACACTCAATCTAGACGGGTTCTCGAAAAACTCGGATTCCGGTATGAAGGAACGCTTGCACAGGCGGAGAAACGGTATGACGGACAGATCTTGGATAAGGACTGTTTTTCCCTATCGAAAGAGGCATATTTCGAAAATACGTGCTGA